From a region of the Cyprinus carpio isolate SPL01 chromosome B21, ASM1834038v1, whole genome shotgun sequence genome:
- the LOC109078576 gene encoding olfactory receptor 5M3-like — translation MNILNLVDNMSYPFRLTLMMPKESKSYWHIYFTCFLLIYLAILSINIRLVMVIIMQKALHEPMYIFLCHLSVNGVYGASGFYPKFLSDLILDSYVISSHMCALQSFVIYSSLLCEFTILTVMSYDRYVAICKPLDYHSKLTKNTCVKLILFSWFVPNFSVIPAALLSNLRLFCKYHIDKLYCDNWSIVKLSCASSFVNNVYGYIVAVIFCCCAVIIIVSYVKLISACKASLENRRKFWQTCLPHILSLINYTFALLFDVMYSRYGSNDIPESLRNFLALELVIVPPVFNPLIYGLNIRAVRRVFASCISTRVNI, via the coding sequence ATGAATATCCTTAACTTGGTGGATAACATGTCTTATCCTTTTAGACTGACTCTTATGATGCCCAAAGAATCTAAATCATATTGGCATATATATttcacttgttttcttttaatttatctgGCTATATTATCAATTAATATTCGTCTAGTTATGGTCATCATCATGCAGAAAGCTCTTCATGAACCAATGTACATATTCTTGTGTCATCTATCTGTAAATGGAGTTTATGGAGCCTCAGGTTTTTATCCTAAATTTCTGTCTGATTTAATATTGGATTCATACGTGATCTCTTCTCACATGTGTGCTCTACAATCCTTTGTTATTTACAGCTCTTTACTTTGtgagtttacaatattaacagtTATGTCTTATGATAGATATGTAGCCATATGCAAACCTTTAGACTATCATTCCAAATTAACTAAAAACACCTGTGTGAAATTAATTCTGTTCTCATGGTTTGTTCCCAACTTCTCTGTGATTCCAGCAGCCCTGTTATCAAACCTAAGGCTGTTTTGTAAATATCATATTGACAAATTATATTGTGACAACTGGTCAATTGTAAAACTGtcttgtgcatcatcttttgtTAATAATGTCTATGGATATATTGTTGCTGTTATATTTTGTTGCTGTGCTGTTATCATCATTGTATCCTATGTTAAACTGATCTCTGCATGTAAAGCATCTTTAGAAAATAGAAGGAAATTCTGGCAAACATGTCTGCCACACATATTATCACTGATAAATTAtacttttgctttgctttttgatGTTATGTATAGCAGATATGGTTCAAATGATATTCCAGAGAGTCTCCGCAATTTTTTGGCTCTCGAACTGGTGATAGTCCCACCTGTGTTCAATCCTTTAATCTATGGACTAAATATTAGAGCAGTGCGTAGAGTTTTTGCCTCATGCATTTCCACAAGAGTGAACATTTAG